From one Paenibacillus terrae HPL-003 genomic stretch:
- the map gene encoding type I methionyl aminopeptidase, producing MIIIKTKEQIENMKKAGDILAACHREIAKMIKPGITTLEIDAFAESFMKKHGATPEQKGYNGYQFATCGSPNDVICHGFPNKTPLKDGDIVTIDMVVNLNGWLADSAWSYAVGNVSEQAQKLLDVTKESLYRGIEQAVIGNRIGDISHAIQTYAEAEGFSVVREFIGHGIGEDMHEQPQVPHYGPPHRGPRLKEGMVITIEPMLNTGTYRSKVDPDGWTARTLDGGLSAQYEHTLAITAEGPIILTQQ from the coding sequence ATGATTATTATTAAAACCAAAGAACAAATTGAAAATATGAAGAAAGCTGGCGATATTTTGGCTGCTTGCCACCGGGAAATCGCCAAAATGATCAAGCCGGGAATTACAACGCTGGAAATTGACGCCTTCGCGGAATCGTTTATGAAAAAGCATGGCGCAACGCCGGAACAAAAGGGCTATAACGGCTACCAGTTTGCGACTTGCGGATCGCCTAACGATGTCATTTGCCACGGCTTCCCGAACAAGACACCGTTGAAGGACGGGGATATTGTGACGATTGACATGGTTGTAAACCTGAACGGCTGGCTGGCGGATTCCGCCTGGTCGTATGCAGTGGGTAATGTTTCCGAGCAGGCGCAAAAGCTGCTGGATGTTACCAAGGAATCCCTGTACAGAGGGATTGAGCAGGCTGTAATCGGTAACCGGATCGGAGATATTTCCCATGCGATTCAAACGTATGCGGAAGCAGAAGGCTTCTCGGTTGTCCGCGAATTTATTGGTCACGGCATCGGGGAAGATATGCATGAACAACCGCAGGTGCCGCATTATGGACCACCGCATCGCGGACCGCGCTTGAAGGAAGGCATGGTCATTACGATTGAGCCGATGCTGAACACGGGCACCTACCGCAGCAAAGTGGATCCAGATGGATGGACGGCGCGTACTCTGGATGGCGGTTTGTCGGCGCAATACGAGCATACGCTGGCGATTACAGCGGAAGGCCCGATCATTTTGACCCAGCAATAA
- a CDS encoding aspartyl-phosphate phosphatase Spo0E family protein codes for MNNDENLTLNQQIEGARQRLHDLYDQYGFGHACVLEQAMFLDELINQYNRMYNKHHYVQSETLETTSLVCKNIPLPNPT; via the coding sequence ATGAACAATGATGAAAATTTAACGTTAAATCAACAGATAGAAGGCGCCAGACAACGATTGCACGATCTTTATGATCAGTACGGGTTCGGACACGCTTGCGTACTCGAGCAGGCTATGTTTTTGGACGAACTAATTAATCAGTACAATCGTATGTACAATAAACATCACTATGTTCAGTCAGAAACCTTGGAAACCACATCCCTTGTATGCAAAAATATTCCTCTTCCCAATCCCACATAA
- a CDS encoding disulfide oxidoreductase, with amino-acid sequence MIGSFKKTDIALFAAWVVACVATLGSLYLSEILGYEPCKLCWFQRILMYPLTLLLGIAYFRGDTAIRRYVMPLAIIGGAISAYHFTIQRIHAAAKAATQASTSCGRVSCEQDYLNWFDFITIPFLALIAFILIIAAMGYIMRQEKKSAQGEVQAENLA; translated from the coding sequence ATGATTGGATCGTTTAAAAAAACAGATATAGCTTTGTTTGCCGCCTGGGTTGTGGCTTGTGTGGCCACATTAGGCAGTCTGTATCTCAGCGAGATTTTGGGGTACGAGCCATGCAAGCTGTGCTGGTTTCAGCGCATTCTGATGTATCCCCTGACCCTTTTGCTCGGAATCGCTTATTTTCGGGGAGATACGGCAATACGTCGTTATGTCATGCCGCTGGCTATTATTGGAGGCGCCATTTCGGCCTATCACTTTACGATTCAGCGTATCCATGCAGCCGCCAAAGCAGCTACGCAAGCTTCAACCTCCTGCGGCAGAGTATCCTGTGAACAGGATTACCTGAACTGGTTTGATTTTATTACCATTCCTTTTCTCGCACTCATCGCTTTTATCCTTATTATTGCAGCTATGGGGTATATCATGCGTCAGGAGAAAAAATCTGCGCAAGGAGAGGTACAAGCAGAGAATCTTGCATAA
- a CDS encoding GHKL domain-containing protein produces MNVINTMKDFTCSFRTKKQEPDFHGNGLANIRRITEKYDGNIRIEAINHRFNIMVSLQLLG; encoded by the coding sequence ATGAATGTTATTAACACGATGAAGGATTTCACATGTAGTTTTCGCACGAAGAAACAAGAGCCTGATTTTCATGGAAACGGGTTAGCTAATATCCGAAGGATTACGGAGAAATACGATGGAAATATACGTATTGAGGCTATTAACCACAGATTCAATATCATGGTCTCTCTACAGCTTTTAGGATGA
- a CDS encoding ABC transporter permease, producing MLGGYVRLLSVERLKIAKSPVWLLALVSPAIAFLIGLLANPGGNWLVLLSSMLTVHALLFLPMLTAVFASMVCRFEHGGGGWKQLLSLPLSRTSLYAAKLTMIMALVGLTQLLFGGALLGVGAMQDMNGPIPWAIIAQSLLAGWVACLPLAALQLMVSFLWSSFAAPLALNFVFTVPNILVANSQTYGPYYPWVQPVLAMMPVGRDSFGAFIVPADTLITVVLGSFVVFGIAGLTVFRRKEI from the coding sequence ATGCTCGGAGGATATGTACGACTCCTTTCTGTCGAACGTTTGAAAATAGCCAAGTCGCCCGTCTGGTTGCTTGCGCTCGTCAGCCCGGCGATTGCCTTTCTGATCGGGCTGCTTGCAAATCCCGGAGGGAATTGGCTGGTGCTACTCTCTAGCATGCTCACAGTGCATGCGCTGCTGTTCCTGCCGATGCTGACCGCCGTATTTGCATCCATGGTCTGCCGATTCGAGCATGGGGGCGGCGGTTGGAAGCAACTGCTGTCGTTGCCGTTGTCCCGCACCAGTCTCTACGCAGCCAAGCTGACGATGATTATGGCTTTGGTGGGGCTGACTCAGCTATTGTTCGGGGGAGCGCTGTTGGGTGTCGGAGCTATGCAGGACATGAACGGGCCGATCCCTTGGGCAATCATTGCCCAAAGTCTGCTCGCAGGCTGGGTAGCTTGTCTGCCGCTGGCTGCGTTACAGCTGATGGTGTCTTTCCTGTGGTCCAGCTTTGCCGCGCCGCTTGCCTTGAACTTTGTTTTCACAGTGCCCAATATTCTGGTCGCCAACTCACAGACCTACGGCCCGTACTATCCGTGGGTACAGCCTGTGCTGGCGATGATGCCTGTCGGAAGAGACAGCTTTGGGGCTTTCATCGTACCAGCCGATACGCTGATTACGGTTGTCCTGGGTAGCTTTGTTGTGTTTGGGATTGCGGGTTTGACGGTATTTCGACGTAAAGAAATATAG
- a CDS encoding AbrB/MazE/SpoVT family DNA-binding domain-containing protein: MKRTGMTRPLDTLGRIVIPMEIRNSMGIEIGEPLEFYMDIEKGFMGIGKYSSGVSCNLCNSFQDLTYFKSLLLCKQCILDLKGNVGVSPIPAPVVKQPMYKEKKVNRSTQELVESLRRLIREHPTAKQSEHAKRLGVSQGRISQLKKLL, from the coding sequence TTGAAGAGAACAGGTATGACACGTCCCCTAGATACGTTAGGCCGGATTGTTATTCCCATGGAAATCCGAAACTCAATGGGGATTGAGATTGGTGAGCCTTTAGAATTTTATATGGACATTGAAAAAGGTTTTATGGGCATAGGAAAGTATAGTAGCGGGGTTTCCTGTAATTTGTGCAATTCATTTCAGGATTTAACCTATTTCAAAAGCTTACTTTTATGTAAGCAATGTATACTCGACCTGAAGGGAAACGTAGGTGTTAGTCCCATTCCTGCCCCTGTTGTTAAGCAGCCTATGTACAAAGAAAAAAAAGTAAATCGGTCGACACAAGAACTGGTTGAAAGCCTGAGAAGACTCATACGCGAGCATCCGACAGCCAAGCAGAGTGAACATGCAAAAAGGCTCGGCGTATCACAAGGCCGTATTTCCCAGCTTAAAAAGTTATTATAG
- the gntK gene encoding gluconokinase, translating to MTDTRYMIGVDIGTTSTKAVLFEENGNIAAQHHVGYPLHTPEPDAAEQDPEDIFKAVVTTVQEVIKQSGVAAEHVLFVSFSSAMHSVLAVDKSGKPLTASITWADNRSAKWAEALKHEYHGHDIYLRTGTPVHPMSPLTKLMWITRELPDIATQTYKYISIKEYVFARLFQQYVVDHSIASATGLMNLQQLDWDEEALRIAGVTKEQLSELVPTTHVLKGLDATYAHDMGLLETTPFVIGASDGVLSNLGVNAIKPGVVAVTIGTSGAIRTVVDKPLTDDKGRFFCYALTEKLWVIGGPVNNGGIVFRWIRDEFAASEVETAKRLGLDPYHVLTQIAEQVRPGSDGLLFLPYLSGERAPLWDPNARGSFFGLSLRHKKEHMIRAALEGVLFNLYTVMLAMEEVIDRPSVIHATGGFARSELWRQLMADIFDQEVIIPESLESSCLGAAILGLYALGRIDSLDAVSGMIGTTHQHKPVAEHVDIYRDLLPIYIRISRKFEEEFKDIAEFQAKSLKPLN from the coding sequence ATGACAGACACCCGATATATGATCGGAGTCGATATCGGCACGACTAGTACCAAGGCGGTGCTTTTCGAAGAAAACGGCAATATAGCCGCCCAGCATCATGTGGGCTATCCACTACATACACCTGAGCCGGATGCGGCGGAACAGGACCCGGAGGATATTTTCAAAGCCGTCGTGACAACGGTGCAGGAGGTCATAAAACAAAGCGGAGTAGCAGCCGAGCATGTGCTGTTCGTCTCCTTCAGCTCGGCCATGCACAGCGTGCTGGCGGTGGACAAAAGCGGCAAGCCGCTGACCGCCTCGATCACATGGGCAGATAACCGCAGCGCCAAATGGGCTGAAGCACTCAAGCATGAATACCATGGACATGACATTTACTTGCGCACCGGGACACCCGTTCATCCCATGTCGCCGCTGACGAAGCTGATGTGGATTACACGGGAGTTGCCGGATATTGCGACTCAGACGTACAAATATATTTCTATCAAGGAATATGTGTTTGCCCGATTGTTCCAGCAATATGTCGTGGATCATTCGATTGCATCCGCTACGGGTCTCATGAATTTGCAGCAGTTGGATTGGGACGAAGAAGCGCTACGTATTGCTGGTGTCACAAAGGAACAGTTGTCTGAGCTGGTGCCGACAACTCATGTCCTGAAGGGGCTGGACGCGACCTATGCACATGATATGGGCTTGCTGGAGACGACTCCTTTTGTCATCGGAGCCAGCGATGGTGTCTTGTCCAACCTGGGTGTGAATGCCATCAAACCAGGGGTTGTCGCTGTCACGATTGGTACCAGCGGCGCCATCCGCACCGTGGTCGATAAGCCGTTGACCGATGACAAGGGACGCTTTTTCTGCTACGCATTGACCGAAAAGCTGTGGGTGATCGGCGGCCCGGTGAACAATGGCGGTATTGTGTTCCGCTGGATTCGCGATGAATTTGCAGCCTCCGAGGTGGAAACCGCCAAACGATTAGGGCTTGATCCGTACCATGTGCTGACCCAAATCGCGGAACAGGTACGCCCCGGCTCGGATGGCCTGCTCTTTCTCCCGTATCTGTCCGGCGAACGTGCGCCTCTGTGGGACCCGAATGCGCGCGGCTCCTTCTTCGGCTTGTCCCTGCGTCACAAAAAAGAGCATATGATCCGCGCCGCTCTGGAGGGTGTGCTGTTCAACCTGTACACGGTTATGCTGGCCATGGAAGAGGTCATCGACAGACCCTCGGTCATTCACGCCACTGGCGGATTCGCACGCTCGGAGCTGTGGCGACAGCTCATGGCGGATATTTTCGATCAGGAGGTCATTATCCCGGAAAGTCTGGAAAGCTCCTGTCTTGGCGCAGCTATTTTGGGCTTGTACGCACTGGGACGGATTGATTCGCTGGACGCTGTATCTGGTATGATCGGCACCACTCACCAGCATAAGCCCGTGGCCGAGCATGTGGATATTTACCGTGATTTATTGCCGATCTATATCCGTATTTCGCGTAAATTTGAAGAGGAATTCAAGGATATTGCCGAGTTTCAGGCCAAATCCTTAAAACCTTTAAATTAG
- a CDS encoding MerR family transcriptional regulator, with the protein MEESRSTTEAAKQLGIGASTLRKYAAALEEQGYVFPRSANQSRLFSPEDVECLKVMRGALREEHLTMEQAVQVVLERVTAPFQIEDAGVRLPPVSDGESLAATWEEILAATEGREESVMQAQAAATLESAGLEDEVSVQGQLVGLTQLQPRKQQTHTLALTIEHRLEQTREREKEELEQTPVQIQTQEPIESQALTEMQIMVQSALLEMQSRLEELETEHSRLVEKNINLSNQLEDQKRWMKERVEEERDRQLITNLRTYQGRQRKSRGSLLSWLGLTPRRRREA; encoded by the coding sequence ATGGAAGAAAGCAGATCGACGACGGAAGCGGCAAAGCAGTTGGGAATCGGGGCCAGTACCCTTCGTAAATATGCGGCAGCGCTGGAGGAGCAGGGCTATGTGTTCCCGCGTTCCGCCAATCAATCGAGATTGTTCAGTCCAGAGGATGTAGAGTGCTTGAAGGTGATGCGAGGGGCGTTGCGTGAGGAACATTTGACGATGGAGCAGGCGGTTCAGGTGGTGCTTGAGAGGGTAACCGCACCCTTCCAAATCGAGGATGCAGGCGTTCGCTTGCCACCCGTATCGGATGGTGAGTCGCTGGCTGCAACCTGGGAGGAAATTTTGGCTGCGACAGAGGGCAGAGAAGAGTCTGTAATGCAGGCGCAAGCCGCCGCTACTCTTGAATCGGCAGGATTAGAGGATGAAGTGAGCGTACAGGGGCAGTTAGTAGGCTTAACGCAGCTACAACCGCGGAAACAACAGACGCATACCTTGGCGCTAACGATTGAGCACAGGCTGGAGCAAACAAGGGAGAGGGAAAAGGAAGAACTGGAACAAACACCAGTGCAGATACAAACGCAGGAGCCTATAGAGTCCCAAGCACTGACGGAGATGCAGATTATGGTGCAGAGCGCTCTATTGGAGATGCAGAGTCGTTTGGAAGAGCTGGAAACAGAGCATAGCCGTTTGGTGGAAAAGAACATCAACCTTTCCAATCAGTTAGAGGACCAAAAGCGCTGGATGAAAGAACGGGTGGAAGAGGAACGGGATCGGCAGTTAATCACCAATTTGCGCACCTATCAGGGTAGACAGCGTAAGTCACGCGGTTCGCTGCTGTCCTGGCTCGGTTTGACACCACGCAGACGCAGAGAAGCATAG
- a CDS encoding helix-turn-helix domain-containing protein gives MEITPTIRAEIERYLKQKGLSMTQFGHITNLNVGTVSSIITGNRSLSVNQLDRITLGMNLPLDYFYERFVEECVEESPLNWRRVKPFLYRCVDLGRLDCLQRAVSMFLDNPVYTLSLFELAEDLFHKGYREVAAYLYENVAVSERKQHSERLAVCQYRLFSIRIGKDQAQNLQAAAKFEPFVDRLDEFDQLDALKDLANVYRSLSLWDKVYKFSRQMYKLGQVQYDLVHNSKREIKPGKKLSRPLFVYIAYAELLYANACDANGDHEQALEHIRGYTDLSWVQETDSDTLQWLGKFQQWAKINTYVNRLMSGDISVLPDYVEYMVGEKEIFAELLNIIEAANQYDVNVDHILQRFEPQISAYQEVSSSDMYTQQFLPQQYIRFWYKMAKYSLNKGRYPYGFNCLINAFEKAVTINHGLLIANCVGLFLHFKTHAAPETQTQFQFMYEEVWARNDQKDGFNLSDS, from the coding sequence ATGGAAATAACACCTACGATTCGGGCAGAAATTGAAAGATATCTGAAACAGAAAGGCTTGAGTATGACCCAGTTTGGCCATATCACTAATTTGAATGTAGGTACAGTTAGCAGCATCATCACAGGCAATCGTTCTTTATCTGTTAATCAACTGGATCGCATTACGCTAGGCATGAATTTACCACTGGATTATTTTTATGAGCGGTTCGTTGAAGAATGCGTTGAAGAATCTCCACTTAACTGGCGGAGAGTAAAACCTTTCTTGTATCGTTGTGTTGATTTAGGGCGACTGGATTGCTTACAGCGTGCTGTAAGTATGTTTCTGGATAATCCGGTCTACACTCTTTCGCTCTTTGAACTAGCTGAGGATTTATTCCACAAAGGGTATCGGGAAGTAGCAGCTTACCTTTATGAAAACGTGGCTGTGAGTGAAAGAAAGCAGCATTCAGAACGGCTTGCAGTGTGCCAGTATCGGTTATTCAGCATCCGGATAGGGAAAGATCAGGCTCAAAATCTTCAAGCTGCTGCTAAGTTTGAGCCTTTTGTCGACCGTTTGGATGAATTTGACCAACTGGATGCCTTGAAGGACTTGGCCAACGTGTATAGATCATTGAGCTTGTGGGATAAGGTCTATAAATTTTCACGTCAAATGTATAAGTTAGGACAAGTACAGTACGATTTGGTTCATAACTCCAAGCGAGAAATAAAACCGGGAAAGAAACTTAGCAGACCTCTTTTTGTATACATAGCCTACGCTGAACTGTTGTACGCTAATGCTTGTGATGCGAATGGAGATCATGAACAGGCTTTAGAGCATATACGTGGTTATACTGATCTAAGCTGGGTTCAGGAAACTGATTCAGATACACTCCAGTGGTTAGGCAAATTTCAGCAATGGGCTAAAATTAATACCTACGTTAATAGGCTTATGTCAGGAGATATCAGTGTGCTGCCGGATTATGTGGAGTACATGGTTGGTGAAAAAGAAATCTTCGCCGAACTTCTAAATATCATTGAAGCAGCCAACCAATATGATGTGAATGTCGATCATATCCTTCAGCGCTTTGAACCCCAAATTTCAGCGTATCAAGAAGTATCCTCTTCGGATATGTATACGCAACAATTTTTACCACAGCAGTATATTCGTTTTTGGTACAAGATGGCTAAATACAGCCTAAATAAAGGTAGATATCCATATGGTTTCAATTGTTTAATAAACGCTTTTGAAAAAGCTGTTACAATTAATCATGGACTACTTATTGCCAATTGTGTTGGGCTATTTCTCCACTTCAAAACACATGCGGCTCCTGAAACACAAACTCAGTTCCAATTCATGTATGAGGAGGTGTGGGCAAGAAATGATCAAAAAGATGGCTTTAATCTTAGTGACAGTTAG
- a CDS encoding serine/threonine protein kinase: MFAWLRNIYEAWIDYPNQPGDLLGGRYHILSLLGMGSYGLTYLCLDKHNGQEVAVKLPRPSKRAKGVQLLQREADIMRQMEHPHIPKLLESAEHQNGLYLVMEYISGMTLEELIFEQGRSFTERECIVYTLQLMERVLHVHERGYIHRDIRIPNVIHREGKPYLIDFGLALAMGEQQEDIFTGSMLEKRAPERQDIAIYSDLYDVGHLMLFMLYSSYEPQPDQPPGSWQEELKLSPPVRHLLERLFQIGPRYEHSRQFMLELEKALVQQEG; the protein is encoded by the coding sequence ATGTTTGCTTGGTTACGGAATATTTATGAAGCTTGGATAGATTACCCGAATCAGCCTGGCGATCTGCTGGGCGGACGTTATCATATTCTTTCGCTGCTGGGTATGGGGAGCTATGGTCTGACCTACCTTTGTCTGGACAAGCATAATGGGCAGGAGGTGGCGGTTAAGCTACCCAGACCGAGCAAGCGGGCGAAAGGTGTTCAACTGTTGCAGCGTGAGGCCGACATTATGCGACAAATGGAACATCCCCATATCCCGAAGCTGCTCGAAAGTGCTGAGCATCAGAATGGACTGTACTTGGTCATGGAATATATCTCCGGCATGACGCTGGAGGAGCTTATATTTGAACAGGGCCGTTCTTTTACGGAACGAGAATGCATCGTCTACACCTTGCAGCTAATGGAGCGGGTTCTGCATGTGCATGAACGAGGCTACATCCATCGGGATATCCGCATTCCCAATGTGATCCACCGCGAAGGGAAACCGTACCTGATCGACTTTGGCCTTGCACTGGCGATGGGAGAGCAGCAGGAGGATATATTTACCGGATCTATGCTGGAAAAACGCGCACCCGAACGGCAGGATATTGCCATCTACAGCGATTTATACGATGTCGGGCATTTGATGCTTTTTATGCTGTACAGCAGTTACGAGCCTCAGCCGGATCAACCGCCGGGAAGCTGGCAGGAAGAATTGAAGCTGAGTCCACCTGTGCGCCATCTGCTGGAGCGTCTTTTTCAGATTGGCCCAAGGTATGAACATAGTCGTCAGTTTATGCTGGAGCTGGAGAAGGCGTTGGTGCAGCAGGAGGGCTAG
- a CDS encoding GntR family transcriptional regulator, with the protein MKYPSVWLQGASLGERIACELRLQIIRGMQTPGTVLSENQIAADFGTSRSPVREALKVLSGEGLLRLERMGAIVIGMTPADMEELFDVRMLIEHFVVQRFVHRDNAGLVTTLNRMIDKMEVALKHRDVVEFSLHDFTFHEALVLEAGHTRILHTWNGMRQLILTVMLAATEQRFAANIEESQVTIHNHRTFANALNKGSAQELSEFIENHYRDTRNAVNDSVLSPYRKSLF; encoded by the coding sequence ATGAAATATCCGTCAGTCTGGCTACAGGGTGCATCGCTTGGTGAAAGGATTGCTTGTGAGCTTCGACTTCAGATTATCCGTGGCATGCAGACACCCGGCACGGTATTATCTGAAAATCAGATTGCTGCCGATTTTGGCACCAGCCGTTCTCCTGTTCGTGAAGCGTTGAAAGTGCTCTCCGGTGAAGGATTGCTTCGCTTGGAACGTATGGGCGCGATTGTCATCGGGATGACACCCGCTGATATGGAGGAGCTGTTCGATGTGCGTATGCTGATTGAGCATTTTGTCGTACAAAGATTTGTACATAGAGATAATGCCGGATTAGTGACCACTTTAAACCGAATGATTGACAAAATGGAAGTCGCTCTCAAGCACAGAGACGTCGTTGAGTTTTCTCTCCATGACTTCACTTTCCATGAGGCTCTGGTTCTGGAAGCAGGCCATACTCGTATTCTCCACACCTGGAACGGAATGAGGCAGTTGATCCTGACGGTCATGCTGGCTGCCACAGAACAACGCTTTGCGGCCAATATTGAAGAATCCCAAGTCACGATTCACAACCATCGCACCTTTGCAAACGCTTTAAATAAAGGAAGCGCTCAGGAGTTGTCCGAATTTATCGAGAATCATTACCGGGACACCCGCAACGCGGTAAACGACAGCGTTCTGTCCCCCTACCGCAAGAGTTTGTTCTAG
- a CDS encoding CcdC family protein, producing MIHISTPILQYGATFGMILIAVSAIFIRMKTGHRPVNAKKIIIPPLGMSTGFMMFIVPEVRVPWLWAMGAFLVGWFIFSYPLIRSTKFEMQEGQVFVQRSRTFFFILISLLIVRLLLHEFIQRYITIPQTAGLFFILAFGTLLHWRLRMYFQYRQLNPNEAEIRI from the coding sequence ATGATTCATATCAGCACCCCAATTCTGCAATATGGCGCAACCTTTGGCATGATCTTGATTGCTGTTTCGGCTATTTTCATCCGTATGAAGACAGGTCACCGTCCCGTTAATGCCAAAAAGATTATCATCCCTCCGCTCGGTATGAGCACCGGCTTTATGATGTTTATCGTACCAGAGGTACGAGTTCCCTGGCTTTGGGCGATGGGCGCTTTTCTGGTCGGCTGGTTTATTTTCTCGTATCCGCTGATTCGCAGTACCAAGTTTGAGATGCAAGAAGGACAAGTTTTTGTACAACGCTCACGCACCTTCTTTTTTATCCTGATCAGTCTGCTGATCGTTCGCTTGCTGCTGCATGAGTTTATTCAGCGCTACATTACCATTCCACAGACGGCAGGGCTATTTTTCATATTAGCCTTCGGAACCTTGCTGCATTGGCGGCTTCGTATGTATTTTCAATATCGTCAGCTCAATCCGAATGAGGCAGAAATCCGAATCTGA
- a CDS encoding ABC transporter permease, whose translation MMLRALTADLLKARRKGIWFLVFLGPLGLVAMQALNFGLRYDYLIPRSKGHLWEALMNNIAIFVPLALVLGATMVASMLANVEHSSNSWKQLLALPISRFSVYMAKLTLAIGMLCVSCLLLTVGTWGLGMILGFGNQPAPIGELLRLGFWPLGGTLPMLVLLLWLTVTFHNQALPVTLGITLGIGSLFASQLSEWFPLAWPQFAWVAPQAWMFASIGCGTGALLSLLTAAHFSRKDVA comes from the coding sequence ATGATGCTGCGAGCGCTGACTGCGGATCTGCTCAAAGCGCGCAGAAAGGGTATCTGGTTTCTGGTGTTCCTCGGACCACTAGGACTGGTGGCGATGCAGGCGCTGAATTTTGGGCTTCGTTATGATTATCTGATTCCGCGCAGCAAGGGTCATCTGTGGGAAGCCTTGATGAATAACATCGCTATATTTGTGCCCCTTGCGCTGGTGTTAGGGGCCACAATGGTCGCTTCCATGCTGGCGAATGTGGAGCATTCGTCCAACTCCTGGAAACAGTTGCTGGCCTTGCCGATTTCCAGATTCAGCGTCTATATGGCCAAGCTGACGCTGGCTATCGGGATGCTGTGTGTATCCTGCCTGCTTCTTACCGTTGGAACGTGGGGACTGGGAATGATACTTGGCTTCGGGAATCAGCCTGCTCCAATAGGAGAATTGCTGCGGCTCGGGTTTTGGCCCTTGGGGGGAACACTGCCCATGCTCGTATTGCTGTTGTGGCTAACGGTCACGTTCCATAATCAGGCGCTACCTGTAACACTGGGCATTACGCTAGGCATCGGCAGCTTGTTTGCTTCGCAACTGTCTGAATGGTTTCCGCTGGCTTGGCCGCAATTCGCATGGGTTGCGCCTCAAGCGTGGATGTTTGCGTCCATCGGCTGCGGAACGGGTGCGCTTCTCAGTCTGCTGACGGCGGCTCATTTTAGCAGAAAGGATGTGGCGTAA
- a CDS encoding YjcZ family sporulation protein: protein MGGMGYGGAWTSVGAILVLFILLVIISKTLFL, encoded by the coding sequence ATGGGCGGTATGGGGTACGGCGGAGCTTGGACCTCTGTAGGAGCGATTCTGGTTCTGTTTATTTTGCTGGTAATTATCTCCAAAACTCTATTTCTGTAA
- a CDS encoding L-lactate dehydrogenase has product MKGKARKVAIVGAGMVGSSCAYSMVNQSICDEIMMIDRTYDRALAHALDLSHCMDFTSTRTKVHAGTYADCTDMDVVIITAGANPKPGQDRLSVLDDAVIITREIVTAIMESGFDGIFVIAANPVDIVTYLVQSISGLPRNKVIGTGTSIDSSRLKTLLSEVFSIDPRSVQGYALGEHGDSQFVAWSHVTIGGKPILHILRQHQERFSHVDLDDIARKTKDAGWEIFTRKGATYFGIANALAYITRSILNDDGKIIAVSAVLDGEYGHTDVCTGVPAIIGSKGIQEVIELELSPEEQAKFDASCRLISDNIRAMLGLV; this is encoded by the coding sequence ATGAAGGGGAAGGCAAGGAAAGTAGCTATTGTCGGCGCGGGTATGGTCGGTTCGAGCTGTGCCTACTCAATGGTCAATCAGTCCATTTGTGACGAAATTATGATGATTGACCGCACGTATGATCGAGCTTTGGCGCATGCACTGGATCTGTCCCATTGTATGGATTTTACGTCCACACGTACCAAGGTACATGCAGGAACATATGCAGATTGCACGGATATGGACGTTGTCATTATCACGGCTGGGGCTAACCCCAAACCAGGTCAAGATCGTCTGTCCGTACTGGATGATGCGGTGATCATTACGCGCGAAATTGTAACGGCGATTATGGAGAGCGGCTTTGACGGCATTTTCGTCATTGCGGCTAATCCTGTCGACATTGTGACCTATCTTGTACAAAGCATATCCGGTCTGCCACGCAACAAGGTGATCGGCACGGGCACCTCCATTGACTCATCCCGGCTTAAGACACTGCTCTCCGAGGTGTTTTCCATAGATCCGCGCAGCGTGCAGGGGTATGCTCTTGGCGAGCACGGTGATTCCCAATTCGTTGCATGGTCGCACGTTACCATTGGCGGCAAACCCATCCTGCACATCCTGCGTCAGCATCAGGAGCGGTTCAGCCACGTTGATCTGGATGATATTGCCCGCAAAACGAAGGATGCAGGCTGGGAGATTTTCACCCGCAAAGGGGCTACTTATTTCGGCATTGCTAATGCGCTGGCGTACATTACCCGTTCCATTTTAAATGATGACGGTAAAATTATTGCTGTTTCGGCCGTATTAGACGGCGAGTACGGACATACCGATGTCTGCACAGGCGTTCCGGCGATCATCGGCAGCAAAGGAATTCAGGAGGTCATCGAGCTGGAGCTAAGCCCGGAAGAGCAAGCAAAGTTTGACGCCTCCTGCCGCCTCATAAGTGATAATATCCGTGCCATGCTGGGCTTAGTTTAA